The genome window ATGATACAAGCACCTTTTGGAGAAGGACATGGAGAAAAAAGCAATTCTGAAATAGCAAATAATACTATAGTTGAGAAAGCAGGCAAGTATGTTTATTTAATTTCAGCTGAAAATGCATCTCAAATAGAAGACAAAATACTAAGCATAATAAAAAAATAAATATCTTTAGCGGTGTTTATTAAATATCAACGTAATTTTATATAAATAAATTTATTTTATTAAAAATTACGTTGATATTTTTCATTTATTTAATTAATATAATTTAAACCTCTTTTAACTTTTTCTTTTTTCCTAAAGCTAAGCTTATTAATATCAAACCAACCATAATTACAGTCAATACCAGATATGTCATCCATGCTAATGTATATCCTCCAGACATATCATATAACCTTCCTGTAACAGCTGAACCTAAAGCTGCTCCTAATAAAACTACTGCATTTACTACACCAACTATTGTTGAATAATCTTTTTTTCCAAATATCTCTGATGTGATGAGAGCAGGTACAATAGTCCCCATACAGTTTCCAATTCCCCAACATATAATAAACACTATTATAGCTGGATACTTACTAGCAAATAATAAAGCCAATACCCCTAAAAATACCTGCAACCCAACAAGTATAACACCTTTCTCACATCCTACTTTATCAAACACATAACCTAGAAGTATTTTACCTAATATAACTACTCCCATGTTTATAGATATAACACTTGCTGCAAAAGTTGAAGGATACCCTATATCAGTCAAGTAAGATGCAATATGCATTTGTACTCCCATAGCTATTATTGTAATCAAAATCAGTCCCATAAGCATAATCCAAAATATTTTAGTTTTTATAGCATCTCCAAGCATAATTCCTTTTACAGAAGCATTTAAAACGTTTTCAGGAGAATTATTATGTCCATATGGCAATAGACCTTTATCACTCGGTTTTTCATACATAAATATCAAAACTACTGGTATAGTTGTAACTAATATTATTATTCCCAATACTAAATATGATTGTCTCCAACTATAATTTAAGATTATATAGTTAGCTATAGGATTAAATATCATACCACCTACTCCACTTCCCATAAAAGTTAAACCTAAGGCTAGCCCTCTTTTTTCTAAAAACCAATTGCTTATTATTATTGATAGAGGAGTTAGAGTTGTCATACCTAACCCCAAACCTGAAAATATACTCATTAAATAAAAAGCATATATACTGTTTGCATATGAATATCCTATATAACCAATTCCTGCCAATACACATCCTACAAACATTATATTTTTCAATTTAAATTTTTTTGTTAACTTCCCCATAAAGAGTGCTATTGCCATAGTAGATAAAGCAATTACTGTATAATAAAGAGAAAATTCAGACCTAGAAAAACCTAAGTCTTCTGTTACAGGTTTTATAAATAAACTTGCACAATTATTTACTATTCCATAAACAGATATCATTAATATTAGACCAGCAAATACAACTAACCATCCTCTAAAAAATCCTTTTTGTGACTTAGATATATTATTTGATTCCATTTTTTACCCCCTATTTTCAGTAAATTTAAGATTACTTTATTACTTAAACCACAGTTCTATTCTTAAAATAAAAATTATACCAATGGTTTATACTCAAATCCATCCAAAGATTTTGTAAATTCTTCTTTTGATTTTTCAAGCTTTTCTTTGTCCATTAAGATATCATATGCAGAACAAGCAAGCACTTTTGCTGCACATAGCATTGCCTCAAAACCTACATTAGAACCGGATGACGAACAGGCTTGCCAAGTATGAGCTGCTGTACCAATAGGCCATGCCGCCATAACAAACTGTGCAGTTGGTACTATATAACTTATATCTCCCACATCAGTTGAACCAGATACATTTTTGTATTTATAATCTTCAAAGTCGACAATATCATCATGTAGATATTTTTCTACTATATTAGGGTTACCTTGAAATGAAGTTGCTACATTTCGTCTTTCTTCTTTTGTAATTGTATTTGCTAATTTGTGAGCAAACTTTAAATCTTCAGCTTTAAAGTTTGGTACTCCTACCATCCTCATATTCTCAGATACAATATCTGTCAAACTTTGATTAGGTAAATAATCATACATTGCGTCTATAACTTCATATTCCATCTCTGTTTCTGTCATCATTGCTGCACCCTTAGCAACTTTTACTAATCTATCAAGAGTACTCTTTACATCTGATGCTTTTTTACCTCTTAAGAAATACCATGACTCTGCAGAGCCAGGAACTATATTTGGTCTTTCTCCTCCATTAGTTATTACGTAATGCATACGTATAGAATCCAATATGTGTTCTCTTAGATAATTAGCACCTACATTCATAAGTTCAACAGCATCAAGTGCACTTCTACCAGTATGTGGAGATTGTGCTGCATGAGAAGTAATTCCTTTAAATCTAAATTTCATAGAAAAATTTGATAAACTAGATGGTCTCCAGGGACTATTTATATCAAAAGGATGCCAACTAAATGCACAATCTATGTCTCTAAAACATCCTTTTTTATACATATTACATTTTCCTACTCCTCCTTCTTCAGCTGGACATCCAAAATATTTTATAGTTCCTTTGATATTTTCCCTCTCCATAACTTCTTTTAATGCTACTACTGCTCCTACTCCTCCTACTCCTAACAGATTATGACCACACCCATGACCTGCTCCAGATTCAGTTACAGCTTCTTTAGTTAAAGATACCTTTTGAGATAATCCTGGTAAGGCATCGTATTCTCCCAATATCCCTATCACAGGTCTACCTTCTCCAAACTCTGCTACAAAGGCAGTTTCTATTCCTTGTACAGTATTTACATTAAATCCATTTTCTTCTAAGTACTTCTTTTGTACACCGCTTGCAAAATATTCTTCATATGAAGTCTCTGGATTTTCCCATATTCCTTTTGCCATTTCTACTAAATCTTTTTTATATTTATCAACACAATTAATTAAATCATTTTTCATATTTAAAACCCTCCTTGGAATAATTAATTTTTACTTGTTATCTACTATATAAGCAATGATTGTGCCAAGTAAGTAAGTTTTAAACTCAATAAGTTTTACAATGCTTGTGAATGCTATTTTTTTTATTTTAGTTATTCTAATTAAACAAATATTATTATGAACAAAAAAAATAAATGGGATATCATTAAATTAATATCCCATTTATTTTCTATTTATAAGTTTTTATCAACCCATTTCTTGCCTTTTTCTTCAAGGTGACTCCCATTTCTCCCAATACTTTTATCTATATATCCCTCTGACTCTAAAAAATTCATAATTACTCTAACATTATGCTCACTTGAGTTTATGTTTTTTGATTGTAGTTTTTTTACTATCGCCCTTCTGCCACATTTTTCTTTATACAGGATTCTCATAATCTCAAATGCTACAATATTATCCTGCTGACTTAAATTCTCAAAATATATTTTACTATCTCTTTGTACAGTATTAGTATCTTCGTTAGTTTTTTCAAAATTTATATCATCAATAGTATTAATCTTATTTAGTATATTTTGATTATCTTCACAATTATTTTTACATAGATTTAGATTGTTTTCATATATATTTAAAGTAGGTTCTTTATCTTCATAATATTTATTTTTATAAGAGTCTTTGTATATCATAGGTAAATCGTCTATAGTGAGTAATTCTCCACCAAAATTTCCAACATACTCAATACAATTCTTTAATTCTCGTACATTCCCATCCCATTTATATTCATGCAAAAACTTTTTCAATTTACTATCCATCTTTTTATGTTTGTAGCCAATGTTCTCTAGAAAATAATTGCATAACACAGGTATATCTTCTTTACGTTCTTCAAGTGAAGGTATACTCAATATACAGGTACTGAGTCTATAAAATAAATCTTTTCTGAAATATTTAGAATTTCTAAGTTCATTTATAGTCTTGTTGGTAGCAGCAATTACTCTTATATCCAATCTAATTTTTTCATATCCACCAATTTTAACTATTTCCTTCTCTTGTAACACTCTTAAAAGTTTTACTTGAAATAACTGACTTGTATCTCCTATCTCATCCAAAAATATAGTTCCTCCATTAGCTATCTCAAATAACCCTTTTTTCCCTTGAGAGCTAGCACCTGTAAAACTACCGCTTTCATAACCAAATAATTCACTTTCAAGTAACTCATCTGGTATTGCTGTACAATTTATTGAAATAAAAGGTCTATTATTTTTATTTGAATAATTATGAATAGAATGAGCATATAATTCTTTTCCTGTTCCAGTTTGCCCCAATATTAAGACAGTTGAATCTATTTTAGAGTATTTTTTAGCATACTCTATAGCTTCTTTATTCTTTTGTGAGTTCCCTACTATATCATTAAATGTATACTTAGCCAAATAAGATTTATTTATCTTTCCAGTATTACCTTTATGTGCATCAAAGACTTCATCTATAAATATAGCCTCTTGATAATTTTTCCCCATAAAATCTATACTGTTTTTACTTACTATGAATTCTTTATTTAAAGTTTTATCTGAATAGTATATATTTTTCTTGAGATTTGTACGTTTAAATAGATTATATATATTTAGTAATAATTTGATTTCACTTAAATCTTTACCTACATTACTCTCTTTTATATTAAGTAATCTTCTTGCATATTCATTATATAACTCTATAGTTTTATCTTGATTTAAAATTATCATACCTATTGGTATTGAATTAATTAAATGATGTACTCTATTCTTATACATCAAATTTTTCATAATAGCTTTAATATCAATATCATCTTCACTATATACATTCTCTTTTACTACATCTAATTTAGCTGATACTTCATTTTGGGATATTCCTAGTTTTTTCAATATTTCTAAATAAGCATTATATACTATTTCTCTCCAACCAATGTCAATAAAGTTTGTAATAAAATCTGGAGTATAAAAGCTTTCACCCAAATAAATAGCAGTGTCCACATTTTCTATATATACTCCAAATAATTCTTTATGGTATGGTACAAATTCAATATGATTTATCCCCAAATTTTTCAATATAGTTATACATTCTAAAGCATATATCCATTCAGGAGTTATAATAAGTACTCTTTTTCCTCTTGGAATTTGTTTCAATTTTTCTATGGATTGTTTTGTGTACATTGTTTTTACTAAAACTAATTTTTCTGTATTTTTCTTCACCCATTTATCTACTATCTGTTCATCTAAATAGTTCATTGCTACTATGACATCACAATTTGACAAGTTTGAATCTTCTATATCATAAGTTTCTATTTCTGCAATTTCCCCCAATACATCTTCAAGTTGTAATTTATATGCTTTTTTTAACTTGTCATTTATACCAGCCAAAATAATCTTTTTCATTTAGACCTCCATCACAGATGGTTATCCAATTTTTATGACCTCTTTTATCTTATCTATAACACCATTTTCAGTATTTTTTTTTGCTCTGAACCTAGCAATTTGTTTCAAATGCTCATTTGCATTTTCCATAGCATAACTATGATAAGCACTCTTCATCATTTCTAAGTCATTTAATTGGTCACCAAATACCATAGTTTCTTCATATTTTATATCTAACATTTTTTGTACTTTTCTTATAGCACTTCCTTTATTTGCACCTTTTGCAGTTAAATCAAGCCATTCTACTCCAGAAATACACACTTGGGCTCTATCAGAAAACTTTTCAAAATAGATGCTATTGTTATGTTCTGCACCTTTGAAGTCAAATACAGCTATCTTTAATACATCACCTTCTACCTTAGTCAAGTCATCTACAACTTTAAACTTTTCATAGTAAGTGCTAACTTCTTCTATAAATGCTTCATCTTTACTTTCTATATAGGCATATTTTTTGCCACTCATTACAATTTTTTTCCCTTTTATACTTCTTGTCGTCTCTATGATTTCATTTACTAACTCTTTATCCAAAGGATTTGATAATATTTCTTTTCCTTTATATACTACAAGTGTTCCATTTTCTGAGATAAACATCATATCATCTTTTATATCTTCAAATTTTTTTATAAGATTTTGATACTGCCTACCACTTGCCGCAGAAAACATTATCCCCTTCTCTCTTAATTTTTTAAATACTCTATAAAACTCTGGATTTATTTCGCTCTTTTCATCCAATAAAGTTCCATCTAAGTCTGTTGCTATTAATTTTATCATACATTTTCTCCCCCAAATTATTAATTTATAATTATTTTTTATTAATTTTTATCAGTTTAAATTTTCAATTCCTATTATACACTAAAAATTTTAAATTACAATTTACACGTTTAACAAGATGTTATAGCCACATTTAGGAAAATATTTTTTTCAACACACACATCAATTTATAAAAATTTAAGTCTTCATATAATTATACTCCAAAAAAAATAATAATAACTATACACTTTCTTCTATAAAATATTATAAAAATAATTATATTCTGACAAACTTATGCTAATTTATTGCGTTTTTTATTGCTTATGTAACAATTTTTTAATATAATTAACTATGTGTAGTTAAAAAATTTAGAAAGTAGGGGATATTATTGTCAGGACTCAAAAAGTTCGTTATATTTCTAGCCCTTTTAGTTATAGCATTTCCTATTAGCATATATGGATATGTTTTTACTAAATTAAAAACTATCCAAGATGATAGTATAAATACAGAGGCGCTTAGTAGTAATGACTATAAAAACGAAGAAAATATCACAAATATATTATTGTT of Clostridioides sp. ES-S-0054-01 contains these proteins:
- a CDS encoding HAD family phosphatase, producing MIKLIATDLDGTLLDEKSEINPEFYRVFKKLREKGIMFSAASGRQYQNLIKKFEDIKDDMMFISENGTLVVYKGKEILSNPLDKELVNEIIETTRSIKGKKIVMSGKKYAYIESKDEAFIEEVSTYYEKFKVVDDLTKVEGDVLKIAVFDFKGAEHNNSIYFEKFSDRAQVCISGVEWLDLTAKGANKGSAIRKVQKMLDIKYEETMVFGDQLNDLEMMKSAYHSYAMENANEHLKQIARFRAKKNTENGVIDKIKEVIKIG
- a CDS encoding sigma 54-interacting transcriptional regulator, whose translation is MKKIILAGINDKLKKAYKLQLEDVLGEIAEIETYDIEDSNLSNCDVIVAMNYLDEQIVDKWVKKNTEKLVLVKTMYTKQSIEKLKQIPRGKRVLIITPEWIYALECITILKNLGINHIEFVPYHKELFGVYIENVDTAIYLGESFYTPDFITNFIDIGWREIVYNAYLEILKKLGISQNEVSAKLDVVKENVYSEDDIDIKAIMKNLMYKNRVHHLINSIPIGMIILNQDKTIELYNEYARRLLNIKESNVGKDLSEIKLLLNIYNLFKRTNLKKNIYYSDKTLNKEFIVSKNSIDFMGKNYQEAIFIDEVFDAHKGNTGKINKSYLAKYTFNDIVGNSQKNKEAIEYAKKYSKIDSTVLILGQTGTGKELYAHSIHNYSNKNNRPFISINCTAIPDELLESELFGYESGSFTGASSQGKKGLFEIANGGTIFLDEIGDTSQLFQVKLLRVLQEKEIVKIGGYEKIRLDIRVIAATNKTINELRNSKYFRKDLFYRLSTCILSIPSLEERKEDIPVLCNYFLENIGYKHKKMDSKLKKFLHEYKWDGNVRELKNCIEYVGNFGGELLTIDDLPMIYKDSYKNKYYEDKEPTLNIYENNLNLCKNNCEDNQNILNKINTIDDINFEKTNEDTNTVQRDSKIYFENLSQQDNIVAFEIMRILYKEKCGRRAIVKKLQSKNINSSEHNVRVIMNFLESEGYIDKSIGRNGSHLEEKGKKWVDKNL
- a CDS encoding MFS transporter, encoding MESNNISKSQKGFFRGWLVVFAGLILMISVYGIVNNCASLFIKPVTEDLGFSRSEFSLYYTVIALSTMAIALFMGKLTKKFKLKNIMFVGCVLAGIGYIGYSYANSIYAFYLMSIFSGLGLGMTTLTPLSIIISNWFLEKRGLALGLTFMGSGVGGMIFNPIANYIILNYSWRQSYLVLGIIILVTTIPVVLIFMYEKPSDKGLLPYGHNNSPENVLNASVKGIMLGDAIKTKIFWIMLMGLILITIIAMGVQMHIASYLTDIGYPSTFAASVISINMGVVILGKILLGYVFDKVGCEKGVILVGLQVFLGVLALLFASKYPAIIVFIICWGIGNCMGTIVPALITSEIFGKKDYSTIVGVVNAVVLLGAALGSAVTGRLYDMSGGYTLAWMTYLVLTVIMVGLILISLALGKKKKLKEV
- a CDS encoding amidohydrolase, with the translated sequence MKNDLINCVDKYKKDLVEMAKGIWENPETSYEEYFASGVQKKYLEENGFNVNTVQGIETAFVAEFGEGRPVIGILGEYDALPGLSQKVSLTKEAVTESGAGHGCGHNLLGVGGVGAVVALKEVMERENIKGTIKYFGCPAEEGGVGKCNMYKKGCFRDIDCAFSWHPFDINSPWRPSSLSNFSMKFRFKGITSHAAQSPHTGRSALDAVELMNVGANYLREHILDSIRMHYVITNGGERPNIVPGSAESWYFLRGKKASDVKSTLDRLVKVAKGAAMMTETEMEYEVIDAMYDYLPNQSLTDIVSENMRMVGVPNFKAEDLKFAHKLANTITKEERRNVATSFQGNPNIVEKYLHDDIVDFEDYKYKNVSGSTDVGDISYIVPTAQFVMAAWPIGTAAHTWQACSSSGSNVGFEAMLCAAKVLACSAYDILMDKEKLEKSKEEFTKSLDGFEYKPLV